The Labilibaculum sp. sequence TTCTCAGCTTTCGAAATTAATTTCAACTGCTGTTCTACAGTTAAGTCTTCCTGATTTAACAAATAATTGTAGAATTTACTCAACTCGTAAGATGAAGAAATATTATCGGATGCTTTTATCAATAAGTCAAAACGATCGGTGCCTAAGGCCTCATATCCAACCAACTCATTCAATATCTGCGTATAGGAATAATCAGATGATATCTCTTGAATCAATTCATTAAATTCATCCAGATTCGACTTATTCAGCAAACCTCTCTTTATCATTGAACCAATAATCTGTGTCATTTCATAATCGGATGATAAGCTGCGGGTTAGTTCAATTATTTCATTCAGATTTTTCTCTGAGAGTCCATCTGCGTTCAGCAATGATTTAATAATCTGAGATTTTTCGTAATCCGATGAAAGATCTTCCACTTCCTTAAGCAAAACAGTTAATTGTTCATTGGTAAGCTTGTCATCATGCAAAGCCAGCTTCATCAAATTGGATTTTTCGTAATCCGATGAAATTTCATCAAAAGCATTAATAAAAAGCGTGAAGTTTTCGTTGGTTAACTCATTCAGTTTGTAAACTGATGACAGCACCTGCGATAGTTCGTAGTTTGAAGATAATTCTGCCAGACTGTGAAAAAATTCGGCCGAAACATCTGCGTCTTCCAAAAATACGGGGTTGTACTTTTTATAGATTTGAGACAACTCATAATCCGAATTAATCCGGTAAGGAAATTCCCGAAGCAAACTCTGCAGTTCAGACTTACTCAGCTTATTATTCTTCAAAAGATATTCTACCATTCTTGAACTGTAATAATCACTGTCGGTTTGCTCAAGCTCCGATAAAAAGCCGGTAATGCCTTTTTTCTGATAAATCTTGTTGACACGTTTTTCCAAATCGAGCCCTGAATTGCGGACAACATCAGGCAAAACCTTTTTCATCCATTCCCTGCCTTTGGGTTCAAAATTCACCTCCTTATTTCCCTCAAAATATCTGTAAACAACACGCCCGTCTTCCGAACTAACATATAGTTTTCGTTTCATCCCAAAACTCACCATGCTGATTTTCAGATACCCATTATCCGATATGGATTTTATATCTGTATAATTATCATTGAATTCAATATCTCCATTGGTCGAAATTTTAAGATTTTCAGTATTCCAGTTCGAATTCCAACTAATCCTAATCTCTTTATCAGGTTTAACTGCAAAACAGTCGTCAGCCGGATTTAGTAATACGGCCGCCATAATTACTAAAAAGTGAATATATTTTTTCATATCGTATGGATTAATGTTTGTTTTTATGTCTTTTGTTTTATTTCCTACGATACAATATTCCGAAATACTTAGTAGAAAGAAAAATGAAATGAATTCAACTGTAGAATCATTGTAGTGAATTGTAGTTTATTCCGTTCCTTTTCGGGATGCAAAAAGGAAAGACATCTCCATTCAGCTATCAAAAAAAAAGTTTGGTGAGCATCCGGCACAAGCCAGACAATCAAAAAAAAGTTTGGAGAGCATCCGGCGCAAGCCAGACAATCAAAAAAAAGTTTGGAGAGTATCCGGCACAAGCCAGACAATCAAAAAAAAGTTTGGTGAGCACCTGGCACAAACCAGACCATCAAAAAATAGTTTGGTGAGCACCTGGCACAAACCAGACCATCAAAAAACAGTTTGGTGAGCATCCGGCGCAAGCCAGACTATCAAAAAATAGTTTGGTGAGCATCCGGCGCAAGCCAGACCATCAAAAAATAGTTTGGAGTGCACCTGGCACAAGCCAGATTTTACTTTTGTCCCTCCTTTACAGGGATTGAAAACAAAAAAGCCACCCCGAAGGATGGCTTTGAAATATGATTTTGCAATTTCTTACATGTTCATACCACCACAAACGTGAATGGTTTGTCCGGTTACGTATGAAGAAAGATCGGAACCTAAATAAACACATGTTTTTGCAATTTCTTCAGGAGTACCGCCTCTTTTCAAAGGAATTTTACCAGCCCATTCTTTCACAACATCTTCAGGAAGTTTTCCTGTCATTTCTGTGATAATAAAACCCGGAGCAATTGCATTGGAACGAATTCCACGGGAACCCAATTCTTTAGCTACTGATTTTGTAAAGCCAATAATTCCTGCTTTAGAAGCTGAATAGTTAGCCTGACCGGCATTTCCGCTAACACCTACAACAGAACTCATGTTGATGATAGAACCACTACGTTGCTTCAACATTGTTTTTTGAGCTGCTTTGGTAAAGTTGAATACAGATTTCAAATTCACGTTAATCACCATATCCCACTGCTCTTCAGTCATACGCATTAACAAAGTATCTTTAGTGATACCAGCGTTGTTTACTAAAATATCAATAGCACCAAATTCTGCTACAATTTCATTAACTACTCTGTCAGTATCAGCAAAGTTACTTGCATCCGATGCATATCCTTTGGCTTTTACGCCGTAAGAAGCAATTTCTTTTTCAGTTTCGATTGCCTGCTCATTGTAGAACAAATCAGTAAAAGCAACATTAGCACCTTGTTTTGCAAATTCGATTGCAACTGCTTTACCAATACCACGGGATGCACCGGTAACAATAGCTGTTTTTCCTTCTAATAACTTCATGAAATTCTATTTTGATTTTTTAACTTTCAATACATGAACCGGATTCCCCGGTTTTCAAACCTAAGATTTCCAATGATTTAATTTGTGATTCATCACAAGCTCATTCGAAAATCGAAAACAAATATAAAATATTTTCCCCTATTTTACTTTATGAATTTGGATTTTGAAACTGCTACCAATACTTTTCAATCGATTTTTAATCTTAATTCATCACTTACAAAAGCCAAACAATCAAATGGGTAACTTATCTATTCTGTAGAATCAAGGCCTCCAATTTCAAC is a genomic window containing:
- the fabG gene encoding 3-oxoacyl-[acyl-carrier-protein] reductase; amino-acid sequence: MKLLEGKTAIVTGASRGIGKAVAIEFAKQGANVAFTDLFYNEQAIETEKEIASYGVKAKGYASDASNFADTDRVVNEIVAEFGAIDILVNNAGITKDTLLMRMTEEQWDMVINVNLKSVFNFTKAAQKTMLKQRSGSIINMSSVVGVSGNAGQANYSASKAGIIGFTKSVAKELGSRGIRSNAIAPGFIITEMTGKLPEDVVKEWAGKIPLKRGGTPEEIAKTCVYLGSDLSSYVTGQTIHVCGGMNM